A genome region from Camelina sativa cultivar DH55 chromosome 10, Cs, whole genome shotgun sequence includes the following:
- the LOC104717811 gene encoding uncharacterized protein LOC104717811, producing the protein MATSSVLSTFAAAAITLQLFLSPASASPHMKYIDAICDRSHDQAYCVKTLTTNPPTAAPIGLVPLAEAVLNLAISHAEKTAIFVDENAKKDPTVKVAFTECHKAYVAVAAALKSANVKLKTSPDTADYDVRASSDHMRLVNELVGKNSDKASTTLKEMTVQMEKLLDLAAGAADAVDDDDENIRLRV; encoded by the exons ATGGCAACGTCCTCCGTTCTGTCCACCTTCGCTGCGGCGGCAATTACTTTGCAACTATTCTTGTCTCCTGCTTCAGCCTCCCCTCACATGAAATACATTGACGCTATCTGCGATCGTTCCCATGACCAAGCTTACTGTGTTAAAACTTTGACTACTAATCCTCCTACAGCTGCTCCCATTGGCCTG GTTCCATTGGCGGAGGCTGTGCTTAACTTGGCCATTTCCCACGCAGAGAAGACAGCCATTTTCGTGGACGAGAATGCGAAGAAAGACCCAACGGTGAAGGTTGCGTTTACGGAATGCCACAAGGCCTACGTGGCCGTCGCGGCTGCTCTCAAGAGCGCAAATGTGAAGCTGAAGACATCCCCGGACACAGCTGACTACGACGTCAGGGCTTCAAGCGACCACATGAGGCTCGTGAATGAATTGGTTGGGAAAAACAGTGACAAGGCTTCAACCACACTCAAGGAAATGACTGTGCAGATGGAGAAACTCCTCGATCTTGCAGCTGGAGCCGCCGATGCCGTTGACGACGACGATGAGAACATTCGCCTTCGCGTCTGA